In Patescibacteria group bacterium, the following proteins share a genomic window:
- a CDS encoding LytR C-terminal domain-containing protein, with the protein MSLGGVRQARVRKMGIADDIRPKKNKKKIAEESEEVKEPEIGDGELVSISHGKGHDFVASDIEEQLEREKNERNEYDEDSEYDEDNEHENMSDYFYRNSRIKEPKTKRKGSFGKWLILILVLALVGIIIWQNLDSIKSYFGIANSKENTNTDNSNLYSDFSVNSSSQPTSQPTVQENTTPNASSDSTAAAETPDKSIYTISVLNGNGIKGSAAGVTSALANAGYTVTNTGNALKFSYINSIVYYKTGKADVANAIKTVLSDRTIELSEDNTITGNYDIVIVVGKT; encoded by the coding sequence ATGTCATTAGGAGGGGTCCGCCAAGCGCGGGTTAGAAAAATGGGGATTGCCGACGATATTCGTCCTAAAAAGAATAAAAAAAAGATAGCAGAGGAATCAGAAGAGGTAAAAGAACCTGAAATCGGAGATGGTGAACTCGTATCAATTTCGCATGGCAAAGGCCATGATTTTGTTGCGTCAGATATCGAAGAGCAACTGGAGCGCGAAAAAAATGAACGCAACGAATATGATGAAGATAGTGAATATGACGAAGACAATGAGCACGAAAATATGTCGGATTATTTTTATCGCAACAGCCGAATAAAAGAGCCAAAAACAAAAAGAAAAGGTAGTTTTGGTAAATGGCTGATTTTAATATTAGTATTGGCCTTAGTCGGAATTATCATTTGGCAAAATTTGGACTCGATAAAATCATATTTCGGCATTGCCAACAGCAAAGAGAATACAAATACCGATAACTCAAACCTTTATTCTGATTTTTCCGTAAATAGTAGCAGCCAACCAACTTCTCAACCTACCGTACAAGAAAATACTACACCAAATGCCTCTTCCGACTCGACTGCCGCCGCAGAAACACCAGATAAATCAATATATACTATTTCAGTTTTGAATGGTAATGGCATCAAGGGCTCTGCGGCAGGCGTCACCAGTGCTCTAGCTAATGCGGGTTATACCGTTACCAATACCGGAAACGCACTCAAATTTTCGTATATTAATTCAATAGTTTATTACAAAACCGGAAAAGCAGATGTAGCTAACGCTATAAAGACAGTTCTTTCAGACCGGACAATCGAGTTATCTGAAGATAATACAATAACGGGTAATTATGATATCGTGATAGTCGTTGGAAAAACATAA
- a CDS encoding FAD-dependent oxidoreductase, with the protein MYDIIIIGGSAAGLTAAIYATRRALKTLVLTAEIGGLMAKNSEIENWPGELKINGVELANRMKTQVENFGADLKLELVQKISSDKSGFSVVTSKGIYQGKTILLAFGKSPRVLKVPGEEKYLGRGVSYCATCDAPLYREKNVAVIGGGNSALDAAVLLSKIAAKVYIIHRKSEFRGDEYLIKKVTNSDKIEAIMDSELKEIRGNEIVGGVVLKDGKEIKVDGVFIEIGYIVNDSLIEGIVDIDQLGQVIVNHNQETSVPGIYAAGDLTNMPFQQLVIAAGEGATAALSAYDYIQKNF; encoded by the coding sequence ATGTATGACATTATTATAATAGGTGGCAGTGCAGCTGGGCTCACCGCAGCAATTTACGCAACAAGAAGAGCGTTAAAAACATTGGTTTTGACAGCTGAAATAGGTGGTCTCATGGCTAAGAATTCGGAGATAGAAAATTGGCCCGGAGAGTTAAAAATCAACGGGGTAGAATTAGCAAACAGGATGAAAACGCAAGTAGAAAATTTTGGTGCAGATCTAAAACTGGAGCTTGTACAAAAAATATCCAGCGATAAAAGCGGTTTTTCAGTTGTGACAAGCAAAGGAATATATCAAGGAAAAACAATTTTACTGGCTTTTGGAAAGAGCCCTCGTGTCTTAAAGGTCCCTGGCGAGGAAAAATATCTTGGGCGAGGAGTATCATATTGCGCCACTTGTGACGCACCTTTATACCGAGAAAAAAACGTTGCGGTTATTGGTGGTGGAAATTCAGCGCTCGATGCCGCAGTTCTTCTGTCCAAAATCGCGGCGAAAGTCTATATCATTCATCGCAAATCAGAGTTTCGTGGTGATGAGTATCTAATTAAAAAAGTGACAAATAGTGATAAAATCGAAGCCATTATGGACTCCGAGCTAAAAGAAATTAGAGGCAATGAAATTGTTGGGGGTGTTGTGTTGAAAGACGGCAAAGAGATCAAAGTCGACGGAGTATTTATTGAAATCGGTTATATTGTAAACGACTCTTTGATTGAGGGAATTGTAGACATAGATCAACTCGGCCAAGTCATCGTAAATCACAACCAAGAAACATCCGTTCCGGGTATTTACGCTGCTGGCGATTTAACAAATATGCCCTTTCAACAATTGGTAATTGCTGCCGGCGAGGGAGCAACGGCCGCACTATCGGCTTATGACTACATTCAAAAGAACTTCTAA
- a CDS encoding polysaccharide deacetylase family protein — translation MTTFKRTSKTNQDDKFKRGLIFYLCAFIFIVIAAILVLTVSPSRTKHQEPSITPPNTISGLDSESKPIDNSSLEIPVLMYHYIRQVTDPNDSLGKNLSVTPETFDKQLAWLKDHGYEAITFDKALDIFANKEAISNKPVIITFDDGYKDAYTAAMPSLLKHNLTGIFYVISAFIMRDQHVSFDDISMMIENKMTIGCHTLDHVDLTAVNPDRLQSELVDCKESLANVYSIPVSDFSYPSGKYNDEVENAVKAAGFKTATTTHSGVWKQSDDPYQIPRIRMSESTNLSNILK, via the coding sequence ATGACTACATTCAAAAGAACTTCTAAAACCAATCAGGATGATAAATTTAAAAGAGGATTAATATTCTATCTTTGCGCTTTTATCTTTATCGTTATTGCAGCTATTTTGGTTTTAACAGTTTCCCCATCCCGCACAAAACACCAAGAGCCATCTATAACGCCGCCAAATACAATTTCTGGGCTAGACTCCGAATCAAAACCAATAGATAATTCAAGCCTGGAAATTCCGGTTTTAATGTACCACTACATCCGCCAAGTCACTGATCCAAATGATTCGCTCGGAAAAAATCTCTCGGTCACCCCAGAAACATTCGATAAACAACTTGCATGGCTAAAAGATCATGGCTATGAGGCAATTACTTTCGACAAAGCCCTTGATATTTTTGCAAACAAAGAAGCAATCTCAAATAAACCCGTAATTATTACATTTGATGACGGCTACAAAGACGCATATACTGCCGCGATGCCATCCCTTCTCAAGCACAACCTGACTGGAATTTTTTACGTCATTTCCGCCTTTATAATGCGTGATCAGCATGTTTCATTCGATGATATTTCGATGATGATCGAGAATAAAATGACGATCGGTTGCCACACGCTTGATCACGTCGACCTAACAGCTGTCAACCCCGACCGCCTTCAAAGCGAGCTTGTTGATTGCAAAGAATCTCTTGCCAACGTTTACAGCATTCCAGTTTCTGATTTTTCGTATCCTTCGGGAAAATATAATGATGAAGTAGAGAATGCGGTAAAAGCCGCCGGATTCAAGACTGCAACCACGACACATTCTGGCGTCTGGAAGCAATCAGATGATCCTTATCAAATTCCTCGCATTCGCATGTCCGAATCCACCAACCTCTCAAATATTTTGAAATAA
- a CDS encoding PPC domain-containing DNA-binding protein, with translation MLENMNTLELIPSKKYLIRLHKGEEILESLKSFCKENNIESGFAMMIGAISSVNLALYELNKKEYFRKSFDGAFEIASMSGNITKMNGELITHIHGIYSDKNFETIAGHVDRAVVSATCEILLTTFENKISRQKSEEIGLNLLDL, from the coding sequence ATGTTGGAAAATATGAATACTTTAGAACTAATTCCTTCAAAAAAATACCTCATTCGGCTCCACAAAGGCGAAGAAATCCTTGAATCCTTAAAGTCTTTTTGTAAAGAAAACAATATCGAAAGCGGATTCGCCATGATGATTGGAGCAATCTCATCTGTAAATCTTGCTCTTTATGAACTTAACAAGAAAGAATACTTTAGAAAATCTTTTGACGGGGCCTTTGAAATTGCCTCTATGAGTGGAAATATTACTAAAATGAATGGTGAACTCATCACACACATTCATGGGATATATTCTGATAAAAATTTTGAAACAATCGCCGGGCATGTGGATAGAGCAGTTGTTTCTGCAACTTGCGAAATATTGCTTACAACATTCGAAAATAAAATATCGCGCCAAAAATCTGAAGAAATAGGCTTAAATTTATTGGATTTATAA